The proteins below are encoded in one region of Bacteroides uniformis:
- a CDS encoding alkaline phosphatase, whose product MKRLMYVLFFVLLTSGMAYAQQAKYVFYFIGDGMGVNQVNGTEMYLAEQEGRIGVKPLLFTSFPVASMATTFSATNSVTDSSAAGTALATGAKTYNGAIGMDDNKSVLQSVAERAKKSGKKVGVTTSVSVDHATPAAFYAHQPDRGMYYEIALDLPKAGFDFYAGGGFLKPTTTADKKEAPSIFPIFEEAGYTVARGLDEYKSKSAQADKMILIQKEGAEPSCLPYAIDRQEGDLTLAEITESAISFLTKGSNKGFFLMVEGGKIDWACHGNDPATVFEEVVDMDNAIKVAYEFYKKHPKETLIVVTADHETGGLGLGTGKYELQLKALAKQKQSQDILSRSITDLRKMRKVINWPEMKEFLAEKMGFWKELPVSWEQEKMLRDAYEESFVNKHVVFEESLYAKTEPLAVAAKKVMSQIAMVGWTSGGHTAGYVPVFAVGAGSKLFVGKMDNTEIPKRIAKAGGYK is encoded by the coding sequence ATGAAACGATTAATGTATGTGTTGTTCTTTGTACTGCTGACCAGCGGCATGGCCTATGCCCAGCAGGCGAAGTACGTGTTTTATTTCATCGGTGATGGAATGGGTGTGAACCAGGTGAACGGTACGGAGATGTATCTGGCCGAACAAGAAGGGCGCATCGGTGTAAAGCCTTTGCTGTTCACTTCTTTCCCGGTTGCCAGCATGGCAACTACCTTTTCTGCCACCAACTCGGTGACTGACTCTTCTGCTGCCGGAACAGCCCTGGCTACCGGTGCAAAGACCTATAACGGCGCCATTGGTATGGACGATAACAAGAGTGTGCTTCAGAGTGTGGCCGAGAGAGCCAAAAAGTCCGGTAAGAAAGTTGGGGTAACTACCAGCGTCAGTGTAGACCATGCTACTCCCGCTGCATTCTATGCCCACCAGCCGGACCGTGGTATGTATTACGAGATAGCCCTCGACCTGCCGAAAGCCGGTTTCGACTTCTATGCAGGCGGTGGTTTCTTGAAACCGACTACTACTGCCGACAAGAAAGAGGCTCCGAGCATCTTCCCTATCTTTGAAGAAGCCGGCTATACCGTTGCAAGAGGCCTTGACGAATACAAGTCGAAGTCTGCCCAGGCGGACAAGATGATTCTTATCCAGAAAGAAGGGGCAGAGCCTTCTTGTCTGCCCTATGCCATCGACCGCCAGGAAGGCGACCTGACACTGGCCGAAATTACCGAGAGTGCCATCTCTTTCCTGACCAAAGGCAGTAACAAGGGTTTCTTCCTGATGGTTGAAGGTGGAAAGATTGACTGGGCCTGCCACGGAAACGACCCCGCCACAGTCTTTGAGGAAGTGGTGGATATGGACAACGCCATCAAGGTGGCTTACGAGTTCTATAAGAAGCATCCCAAAGAAACGCTGATTGTGGTAACTGCCGACCATGAAACCGGCGGTCTGGGGCTGGGTACCGGTAAGTACGAGCTTCAACTGAAAGCCCTTGCCAAGCAGAAGCAGTCTCAGGATATCCTTTCACGTTCCATCACGGATTTACGCAAGATGCGCAAGGTTATCAACTGGCCGGAAATGAAGGAATTCCTGGCAGAAAAGATGGGTTTCTGGAAAGAGCTGCCGGTGAGCTGGGAGCAGGAGAAGATGCTGCGTGATGCTTACGAAGAATCATTTGTGAACAAGCATGTAGTGTTTGAGGAAAGTCTTTATGCCAAGACTGAGCCCCTGGCCGTTGCCGCCAAGAAGGTAATGAGCCAGATTGCCATGGTAGGCTGGACCAGCGGTGGCCATACAGCCGGATATGTGCCGGTATTCGCAGTAGGTGCAGGCTCCAAGCTGTTCGTGGGTAAGATGGACAACACGGAAATCCCGAAACGCATAGCCAAGGCTGGCGGATACAAATAA
- a CDS encoding acetate/propionate family kinase gives MKILVLNCGSSSIKYKLFNMDRKEVIAQGGIEKIGLKDSFLKFTLPSGEKKVLEKDIPEHTVGVEFILNTLTSPEYGAIKSLDEINAVGHRMVHGGEKFSESVRLTPEVLAAFTACNDLAPLHNPANLKGVNAISAILPNVPQIGVFDTAFHQTMPKHAYLYAVPYELYEKYGVRRYGFHGTSHRYVSQRVCEFLGVEPEGKKIITCHIGNGGSITAIKDGKCVDTSMGLTPLEGLMMGTRSGDIDAGAVSFIMEKEGLDANGISNLLNKKSGVLGIFGESSDMRDLENAVAAGNPKAVLAEEMYFYRIKKYIGAYAAALGGVDIVVFTGGVGENQASARWGACEGLEFMGIKLDAEKNKVRGEEMVISTEDSQVKVVVIPTDEELMIASDTMDILKK, from the coding sequence ATGAAAATCTTAGTATTGAACTGCGGTAGCTCGTCCATCAAATACAAATTGTTTAATATGGACCGGAAAGAAGTTATCGCCCAGGGTGGTATCGAAAAAATTGGTTTGAAGGACTCTTTCCTGAAGTTCACCTTGCCCAGTGGCGAGAAGAAAGTTCTTGAGAAGGACATTCCAGAGCATACCGTAGGTGTGGAATTTATCCTGAACACCTTGACAAGCCCTGAATATGGAGCCATCAAGTCTTTGGACGAAATCAATGCCGTAGGTCACCGTATGGTGCATGGGGGCGAAAAGTTCAGCGAGTCTGTACGGCTGACGCCGGAAGTGCTTGCCGCCTTCACTGCCTGCAACGACCTGGCTCCGCTCCACAATCCTGCTAACCTGAAGGGTGTAAATGCAATATCTGCCATTCTGCCTAATGTTCCGCAGATTGGTGTGTTCGATACGGCTTTCCACCAGACCATGCCGAAGCATGCCTATCTGTATGCCGTGCCTTACGAACTTTATGAAAAGTACGGCGTACGCCGTTATGGTTTCCACGGAACCTCACACCGCTACGTATCGCAGCGCGTCTGCGAGTTTCTGGGTGTAGAGCCGGAAGGAAAGAAAATCATCACTTGCCACATTGGCAACGGTGGTTCCATTACTGCCATCAAGGACGGTAAGTGTGTAGACACCAGCATGGGCTTGACCCCGCTGGAAGGTTTGATGATGGGTACCCGTAGCGGTGATATTGATGCCGGTGCCGTTTCTTTCATCATGGAGAAAGAGGGTCTGGATGCCAACGGCATCTCCAACCTGCTGAACAAGAAGAGCGGTGTGCTGGGTATCTTCGGTGAATCCAGTGACATGCGCGACCTGGAAAATGCCGTAGCTGCCGGTAATCCGAAGGCTGTTCTGGCTGAAGAAATGTACTTCTACCGCATCAAGAAATATATCGGTGCCTATGCCGCTGCTTTGGGTGGTGTGGATATCGTGGTATTTACCGGTGGTGTCGGCGAGAATCAGGCAAGTGCCCGCTGGGGTGCATGTGAAGGCCTGGAATTCATGGGCATAAAGCTGGATGCCGAGAAGAACAAAGTACGCGGTGAAGAAATGGTTATCTCTACCGAAGATTCTCAGGTGAAGGTGGTGGTAATCCCCACTGACGAGGAACTGATGATTGCTTCGGACACGATGGATATTCTGAAGAAGTAA
- the pta gene encoding phosphate acetyltransferase: protein MQRLINEIVERAKANRQRIVLPEGTEERTLKAANQILTDGVADLIILGKPAEIEACAKEWGLGNINKATIIDPEDHPKKEEYAQLLCELRKKKGMTIEEARKLVVDPLYLGCLIIKNGDADGQLAGARNTTGNVLRPALQIIKTSPGITCVSGAMLLLTHAPEYGKNGILVMGDVAVTPVPDAEQLAQIAVCTARTAQAVAGLDPKVAMLSFSTKGSAKHEVVDKVVEALKIAKEMAPDIAIDGELQADAALVPEVGASKAPGSSIAGHANVLVVPSLEVGNISYKLVQRLGHADAVGPILQGIARPVNDLSRGCSIEDVYRMIAITANQAIAAKKNAE from the coding sequence TGCCAAAGCAAACCGCCAACGAATTGTTCTTCCCGAGGGTACGGAAGAGCGTACACTGAAAGCTGCCAATCAAATCTTGACTGACGGAGTAGCCGACTTGATTATCCTTGGAAAACCTGCCGAGATAGAGGCTTGTGCCAAAGAGTGGGGGCTGGGAAATATAAACAAGGCTACCATTATCGACCCGGAAGACCATCCTAAGAAAGAAGAATATGCCCAACTGCTTTGCGAGCTCCGCAAAAAGAAAGGCATGACCATCGAAGAGGCTCGCAAGTTGGTTGTCGATCCGCTTTATCTGGGCTGCCTGATTATAAAGAACGGCGATGCTGACGGCCAGTTGGCAGGTGCACGCAACACTACGGGTAATGTACTTCGCCCTGCTTTGCAGATTATCAAGACTTCCCCGGGCATCACTTGCGTTTCGGGTGCCATGCTGCTGCTGACACATGCTCCTGAATATGGAAAGAACGGTATCCTGGTGATGGGTGACGTGGCTGTGACTCCGGTGCCCGATGCAGAACAATTGGCACAGATTGCCGTATGTACAGCGCGTACAGCCCAGGCAGTTGCCGGTCTCGACCCGAAAGTTGCCATGCTGAGCTTCTCTACCAAGGGCTCTGCCAAGCACGAAGTGGTGGACAAGGTGGTCGAGGCATTGAAGATTGCCAAGGAGATGGCTCCCGATATTGCCATCGACGGTGAGTTGCAGGCCGATGCAGCTTTGGTACCGGAAGTAGGTGCAAGCAAGGCTCCGGGTTCTTCTATCGCCGGACATGCTAACGTATTGGTTGTCCCCAGCCTCGAAGTGGGCAACATCTCCTACAAACTGGTGCAACGTCTGGGACATGCTGATGCCGTAGGACCTATCCTGCAAGGTATCGCCCGTCCGGTGAACGACCTTTCACGCGGTTGCTCCATCGAGGATGTGTACCGCATGATTGCCATCACTGCCAACCAGGCCATTGCTGCCAAAAAGAATGCTGAATAA